Proteins encoded by one window of Blastopirellula marina:
- a CDS encoding DUF1559 domain-containing protein, protein MRTSRRGDAKVVIIIVVVVFGVMALLCTGILVALLLPAVQQARMAAQRMQSNNNLKMIAIALHNYHDVYGTLPPAYIPDEDGEPMHSWRVLILPFVEGNDIYDKYDFSQPWDSPGNMQACERMPFAYASPALGGNDMGDATTYVAISGPNTMLGMDKARSFADVKVGISNVIMVVEDTTNPVPWYKPVDISPQALMSKNFDDQYFHGVQAAMGDGAVQFIPEGSKPQIQGMMSIDGS, encoded by the coding sequence ATGCGTACTTCTCGTCGCGGTGACGCCAAAGTCGTCATCATTATTGTGGTCGTCGTTTTTGGGGTGATGGCCCTCTTGTGCACAGGCATCCTGGTCGCATTATTGCTGCCGGCGGTGCAGCAGGCACGCATGGCCGCCCAGCGAATGCAGTCCAACAACAACCTGAAGATGATCGCGATCGCCCTGCACAACTATCACGACGTTTACGGCACGTTGCCGCCGGCCTATATTCCTGATGAAGATGGCGAGCCGATGCACTCGTGGCGCGTGCTGATTTTGCCGTTCGTTGAGGGAAACGACATTTACGATAAGTATGACTTCTCGCAGCCATGGGACAGCCCCGGTAATATGCAGGCCTGCGAGAGGATGCCGTTTGCCTACGCCAGCCCGGCACTAGGGGGCAACGACATGGGAGACGCGACCACGTATGTGGCGATATCTGGCCCAAACACCATGTTGGGCATGGACAAGGCCAGGTCGTTTGCGGATGTCAAAGTGGGGATATCCAACGTCATCATGGTGGTCGAGGATACGACCAACCCGGTGCCCTGGTACAAGCCGGTCGACATTTCCCCCCAGGCACTCATGTCGAAAAACTTCGACGATCAATACTTTCACGGTGTCCAAGCCGCGATGGGGGATGGGGCCGTGCAATTCATTCCCGAAGGAAGTAAGCCGCAGATACAAGGGATGATGTCGATTGATGGGAGTTAG
- a CDS encoding DEAD/DEAH box helicase — protein sequence MTSSDPFPSIKFRGQLRPSQVQVRDVAQQQLSRGERQLHIVAPPGSGKTVVGLYLWAEMIKRPALVLSPNSAIQSQWAARTDLFETDRPMSMLVSTSPDEPKLLTSLTYQAVTLPRRGDDGLDHAAMSLWEDRLISKGQAQDPAEAKVWIRDLKKHNRDYYDERLSAYRKSVRDEAGLAGESFEMLHQSCLRTWQRLRDEGVGLLILDECHHLVGHWGRVLSDAMQYLDDPIVVGLTATPPDGDGKVPADFERYQEFLGPIDHDVPVPAVVRDGFLAPYQDLVYFVRPSEAELRFVAQADDHLEEILQAVTNKPADNGDEEPAAEVAPVEEPEADEPEGEELKLQHLGGTEAVYKDEDNPFADLISEEEVEQEPPAQPEPPSVVETVDEAPRVKALIPWLVQTLETRRHATSTFKTWSSFHRRDPDFADSARVFLQTRHIELPAEVPPVVLEVPIEEVPQIPVIIPVLDRYVRHGLRRSANAEDRALADRVISGLRMLGVQITETGCQACASPVGRVLAYSSEKAKALVPILTAEMAALGDAIRAVVVTDFEKTAATISEVEHLLSSEAGGAIAAFRVMVNDPKLDELDPILVTGSSVLVDDDLSEKFEAAAKQWLADAGYDATLTFDAEVGFHVVSGSGRDWCPRVYVEMITDLFQRGLTKCLVGTRGLLGEGWDANKINVLIDLTTVTTSMTVRQLRGRSFRLDPQVPEKLADNWDVVCLAPEFSKGLDDYARFIKKHQNIFGVTDDAVIEKGVGHVHPALTDLRPELLEGSVRDLNRDMLSRVTLRRETRDLWQIGTPYEGTPNHTLEMRIKESTRESGGFPPFAGTKEPWSSESLVQAIGESIARTMVELKMLKTPPEVVAKSRAGGYVRVLLEDASDEDSRMFVTALHEALGPLNRPRYIIPRKLKFVRTNWLSRMLPKMLGQYLEKSEDKTVMVHAVPNALAKNKETVEVYERYWNEYVSPGFPVFALRGEGEDLMREALKKGMSPEGDFHEKEIFR from the coding sequence ATGACGTCGAGCGATCCATTTCCGTCAATTAAGTTCCGCGGCCAATTGCGCCCTTCGCAAGTTCAAGTTCGCGATGTCGCCCAGCAGCAGCTATCCCGTGGCGAGCGGCAACTGCACATTGTCGCTCCGCCTGGCTCAGGCAAGACAGTCGTGGGGCTTTACTTATGGGCCGAAATGATCAAGCGGCCGGCGCTGGTGCTCAGCCCCAACTCGGCCATTCAATCGCAGTGGGCGGCCAGGACCGATCTGTTCGAGACCGATCGTCCCATGTCGATGCTGGTGAGCACCTCGCCCGACGAACCCAAACTGTTGACCTCGCTCACCTATCAGGCCGTCACGCTGCCCCGCCGAGGCGACGATGGCCTCGACCATGCGGCCATGTCTTTGTGGGAAGATCGTCTGATCTCGAAAGGGCAGGCGCAGGATCCGGCTGAAGCGAAGGTTTGGATTCGCGATCTGAAGAAGCACAATCGCGATTACTACGACGAGCGTCTCTCGGCCTATCGCAAAAGCGTGCGTGACGAAGCGGGCCTCGCCGGCGAATCGTTCGAGATGCTGCATCAGTCGTGCCTGAGAACCTGGCAGAGGCTACGCGACGAAGGCGTGGGACTGCTCATTCTGGACGAATGCCATCACCTGGTAGGGCATTGGGGACGCGTGCTTTCCGACGCCATGCAGTACCTGGACGACCCGATCGTGGTAGGGCTGACCGCGACACCACCGGATGGCGATGGCAAGGTCCCCGCCGACTTCGAGCGTTATCAAGAGTTTCTCGGCCCAATCGATCACGACGTGCCGGTCCCAGCGGTGGTGCGAGATGGCTTTCTCGCTCCGTATCAGGACCTTGTTTACTTCGTTCGCCCTTCCGAAGCGGAACTCCGCTTCGTCGCCCAGGCCGACGATCACCTGGAAGAAATTCTGCAGGCAGTCACCAATAAGCCAGCTGATAATGGAGACGAAGAACCTGCTGCAGAAGTTGCCCCGGTGGAAGAACCGGAAGCGGACGAGCCCGAAGGTGAAGAACTCAAGCTACAGCATCTGGGCGGTACAGAAGCCGTTTACAAAGACGAGGACAATCCCTTTGCTGATTTGATTTCGGAAGAAGAAGTCGAACAGGAACCTCCAGCCCAGCCAGAGCCGCCATCCGTAGTGGAAACCGTCGACGAGGCACCTCGCGTGAAGGCGCTCATTCCTTGGTTGGTGCAGACGCTGGAAACACGTCGGCACGCGACCAGCACGTTCAAGACATGGTCTTCGTTTCATCGTCGCGACCCTGATTTTGCCGACTCCGCTCGCGTGTTTCTGCAGACGCGTCACATCGAGTTACCGGCCGAAGTGCCACCGGTAGTGCTGGAAGTGCCCATCGAAGAAGTCCCGCAGATCCCGGTCATCATTCCGGTGCTCGATCGCTACGTCCGTCATGGACTGCGGCGATCGGCCAACGCCGAGGATCGCGCTTTGGCGGATCGCGTGATCTCAGGTTTACGCATGTTGGGCGTGCAGATTACCGAGACCGGCTGTCAGGCATGCGCTTCGCCGGTGGGACGTGTGCTGGCCTATTCCAGCGAAAAGGCGAAGGCCCTGGTTCCGATCCTGACGGCCGAGATGGCGGCATTGGGGGATGCGATCCGCGCGGTTGTGGTAACCGACTTCGAGAAGACAGCCGCGACCATTTCCGAGGTCGAGCATCTGCTCAGCAGTGAAGCAGGGGGCGCGATCGCGGCATTTCGGGTAATGGTCAACGATCCGAAGCTGGACGAACTCGATCCGATTCTGGTCACTGGTTCGAGCGTGCTGGTCGATGACGATCTTTCCGAGAAGTTCGAGGCCGCGGCCAAGCAGTGGCTGGCCGATGCTGGATACGATGCGACGCTGACGTTCGACGCTGAAGTCGGTTTTCACGTGGTTTCTGGCAGTGGGCGCGACTGGTGTCCGCGCGTCTATGTCGAGATGATCACCGACCTGTTCCAGCGCGGTTTGACGAAGTGTCTGGTCGGCACGCGCGGGCTGCTGGGTGAAGGTTGGGATGCCAACAAGATTAACGTGCTGATCGACCTGACGACCGTCACCACGAGCATGACAGTGCGGCAGCTTCGCGGGCGATCGTTTCGGCTCGATCCCCAGGTGCCTGAGAAGCTGGCCGACAACTGGGACGTTGTTTGCCTGGCTCCTGAGTTCAGCAAGGGCCTGGATGACTATGCCCGCTTCATCAAGAAGCATCAGAACATCTTTGGCGTGACAGACGACGCGGTGATTGAGAAAGGAGTGGGGCACGTCCACCCTGCCCTGACCGACCTGCGCCCTGAACTGCTGGAAGGCTCGGTCCGCGACTTGAATCGCGATATGCTTTCGCGCGTGACGCTCCGCCGCGAGACCCGCGATCTGTGGCAGATCGGCACGCCCTACGAAGGAACCCCAAACCATACGCTGGAAATGCGGATCAAAGAATCGACCCGCGAAAGTGGTGGCTTTCCGCCGTTTGCTGGAACCAAAGAGCCTTGGTCGAGTGAGTCGCTGGTACAGGCCATCGGAGAGTCGATTGCGAGAACGATGGTTGAGCTGAAGATGTTGAAGACTCCACCGGAAGTCGTGGCGAAGTCGCGGGCCGGCGGTTACGTGCGTGTTCTGTTGGAAGATGCCAGCGACGAAGATAGTCGCATGTTCGTCACGGCGCTGCACGAAGCACTCGGTCCGCTGAATCGTCCTCGTTACATTATTCCGCGCAAGCTGAAGTTCGTGCGAACCAACTGGCTGTCGCGCATGTTGCCGAAAATGCTCGGACAATACTTGGAGAAGAGCGAAGACAAGACCGTGATGGTGCATGCCGTGCCGAATGCCCTGGCAAAGAACAAAGAGACGGTCGAAGTCTACGAGCGTTATTGGAACGAGTACGTTAGCCCTGGCTTTCCGGTATTTGCCCTGCGTGGCGAAGGGGAAGATCTGATGCGTGAAGCACTGAAAAAGGGGATGAGCCCCGAAGGTGATTTCCACGAAAAGGAAATCTTCCGCTAA
- a CDS encoding trypsin-like peptidase domain-containing protein, with amino-acid sequence MKAVISLVLLFALAAPLAAADAVLYCFTADWCVYCHQMQPVIGRMQQAGYPVQVINRDQQPQMAQQMGVRGLPYFVLVSNNQIVDSVEGATSFDRLAKMFQAAKPQIDAAQAAPQLSAATGLARGQSPQSSMAMPGQASVQPAAYGQPMSQSPAHAGRDIHAQAMQASVKLKVSDPDGHSYGSGTVVHTQGNEALVLTCAHLFRDSQGQGPLEVITFQQSESGTTVPGEILVYDLERDVALVAIRTQSPIKPMSIAPPTNQMQVGQQAFSVGCDNGGPRNLYPTRINSVNRYVGHDNLQAAGAPSVGRSGGGLFNPQGQLVGVCNAADDEDDEGIYAAIPTIYTVLNQANLAHLFQNQQQANPVQLASATQPLGSSPARSIPEVPQSNFPSNPAARSMPSVSGASAHTPSNFESVQGLSDVEREMLHYLRGQKDGAEVTVVLRSKDNPSAQPAVFTLPGGPSPEFMRQASQNTGRPGPVMRGQSR; translated from the coding sequence CTCGTGTTATTGTTCGCGCTGGCAGCGCCGTTGGCGGCTGCCGATGCGGTTCTCTACTGCTTCACGGCCGATTGGTGTGTTTACTGTCACCAGATGCAACCGGTCATCGGTCGCATGCAACAGGCCGGCTATCCAGTTCAAGTCATCAATCGTGACCAACAACCGCAGATGGCCCAGCAAATGGGTGTCCGCGGATTGCCCTACTTTGTTCTCGTCTCGAACAATCAAATCGTCGACTCGGTCGAAGGCGCGACATCGTTCGATCGCCTGGCGAAAATGTTTCAAGCCGCCAAGCCACAGATAGACGCTGCCCAAGCCGCACCTCAACTCAGCGCCGCAACCGGTCTGGCACGAGGTCAGTCGCCACAATCTTCTATGGCGATGCCCGGCCAGGCCAGCGTTCAGCCAGCCGCCTATGGCCAGCCCATGAGCCAATCTCCTGCTCATGCCGGTAGAGACATTCATGCTCAGGCAATGCAAGCCAGCGTCAAACTGAAAGTCAGCGACCCCGATGGGCATTCGTACGGCAGTGGTACCGTCGTTCACACCCAGGGGAACGAAGCATTGGTGCTGACCTGTGCTCACTTGTTCCGAGACTCGCAAGGGCAGGGGCCCTTGGAAGTGATCACCTTCCAGCAGTCCGAGTCTGGCACTACGGTTCCTGGCGAGATCCTCGTTTACGATCTTGAGCGAGACGTGGCCCTGGTTGCCATTCGCACCCAGTCCCCCATCAAGCCAATGTCGATCGCCCCGCCCACAAACCAGATGCAAGTTGGCCAACAGGCCTTTAGCGTTGGCTGCGATAATGGGGGCCCACGCAACCTTTACCCAACACGCATTAACAGCGTGAATCGCTACGTCGGTCACGACAACCTCCAAGCTGCCGGCGCTCCTTCGGTCGGACGCAGCGGTGGTGGCCTTTTCAATCCGCAAGGCCAACTCGTCGGCGTCTGCAATGCGGCCGATGACGAGGACGACGAAGGGATCTACGCCGCTATCCCGACGATCTACACCGTCTTGAACCAAGCGAACCTCGCGCATCTGTTCCAGAACCAACAGCAAGCCAATCCCGTTCAACTGGCCTCGGCCACGCAGCCGCTGGGAAGCAGTCCAGCGCGATCGATTCCGGAAGTTCCCCAAAGCAACTTCCCCTCGAATCCCGCTGCTCGCTCGATGCCTAGTGTATCAGGGGCATCGGCTCACACGCCAAGTAACTTCGAGAGCGTGCAAGGCCTGAGCGATGTTGAACGCGAGATGCTGCATTATCTTCGCGGGCAAAAGGACGGAGCAGAAGTTACCGTCGTTCTGCGGTCCAAAGACAACCCGAGCGCTCAGCCGGCCGTATTTACACTGCCAGGCGGCCCTTCGCCAGAGTTCATGCGGCAAGCATCGCAAAACACCGGCCGCCCTGGACCTGTCATGCGAGGCCAAAGCCGCTAG